The following coding sequences lie in one Alicyclobacillus curvatus genomic window:
- a CDS encoding peptidase M14, with the protein MTDLNFVYSYELMKQQIGELESVHRGLVQVELIGQTPYRRDIFAIGIGHGPSCTVLSAAHHAREWMTSQLMMKMLQTYAKAYVSDDMVGGYSVRELLNQATIWFVPMVDVDGVELQQRGVTAFPESVQASLIQMNLGSDDFSAWKANAEGLDLNRQYDGAWDGISVDAVTHPASKNYKGTRPYEATEVKALMAFLAKVNPPAEIAYHSAGEVIFWGLELDLDDPRHLAGKELAALTGYELLPPLDAKHGGGLTDWWTHNLGKIGFTIEIGSPSTGEGPVSQAEFPKVWEANKAVGLWMADYVLQHSLLSSGKTQA; encoded by the coding sequence ATGACAGATTTAAACTTTGTATACTCGTACGAGTTGATGAAACAACAGATAGGTGAGTTAGAGAGCGTGCACCGAGGACTGGTTCAGGTAGAACTCATCGGACAGACCCCGTACCGAAGAGACATATTTGCCATCGGCATCGGGCATGGACCATCGTGCACAGTGCTCAGCGCAGCGCATCACGCTCGCGAATGGATGACGAGTCAACTGATGATGAAAATGTTGCAAACCTATGCAAAAGCATATGTTTCCGATGACATGGTCGGCGGATACTCGGTTCGAGAGCTACTCAATCAGGCGACCATCTGGTTCGTTCCGATGGTCGATGTGGACGGAGTTGAGTTGCAACAACGCGGAGTCACGGCCTTTCCTGAGTCTGTCCAAGCGTCACTCATCCAGATGAACCTAGGCAGTGACGACTTCTCAGCCTGGAAAGCGAACGCAGAGGGACTAGATTTGAATCGTCAGTACGACGGCGCTTGGGACGGTATCAGCGTCGATGCCGTTACGCATCCCGCGAGTAAGAACTACAAAGGAACGCGCCCCTATGAGGCGACGGAGGTCAAAGCGTTGATGGCTTTCCTCGCAAAGGTGAATCCACCAGCTGAAATTGCTTACCATTCAGCTGGAGAAGTCATCTTCTGGGGATTGGAACTCGATTTGGACGATCCCAGGCATTTGGCTGGCAAGGAACTGGCTGCTCTGACCGGATATGAGTTATTGCCGCCGCTGGACGCAAAGCACGGTGGCGGATTGACTGATTGGTGGACGCATAACCTTGGAAAAATAGGATTTACAATCGAGATAGGCTCTCCGTCAACTGGAGAAGGTCCGGTCTCCCAAGCCGAGTTTCCAAAGGTCTGGGAAGCAAACAAGGCTGTCGGTCTGTGGATGGCAGACTACGTTCTGCAACATTCTCTCCTATCATCCGGCAAAACGCAGGCATGA
- a CDS encoding tetratricopeptide repeat protein, giving the protein MMRERLLEAIQLREEGRAKQDLTILESARTILLDLLTSYPDDAEINFQTAVAYDNSGLGRQAIPYYVHALDQGIAGPDLERCLLGLGSTYRYLGYYQEAEETLRRGVQEFPENRGLQIFLAIALYNTEKYKEAMEIVITNLLETTSDEKIQYFRRPIEYYSQHLDETW; this is encoded by the coding sequence ATGATGCGAGAACGTCTGTTAGAAGCCATTCAGTTGCGTGAAGAGGGACGAGCCAAACAAGACTTAACCATTTTGGAAAGCGCCAGAACCATTCTTTTGGACTTACTTACTTCGTATCCTGACGACGCCGAAATCAATTTTCAGACCGCGGTGGCCTATGACAACTCAGGACTCGGACGTCAGGCGATTCCTTATTATGTGCACGCGTTGGACCAAGGGATTGCTGGGCCCGACCTTGAAAGATGCTTACTGGGTTTGGGAAGCACGTATAGATATCTCGGTTATTATCAGGAAGCTGAGGAGACGTTGCGTAGAGGTGTTCAAGAGTTTCCCGAAAATCGGGGCCTCCAAATATTTCTCGCGATAGCCTTGTACAATACTGAGAAATATAAAGAGGCTATGGAGATAGTGATAACCAATTTACTGGAGACAACGTCCGACGAAAAAATCCAATACTTCAGGCGACCTATTGAATATTATTCACAACACCTTGATGAGACCTGGTGA
- a CDS encoding transposase yields MAKQYDNDFKLNTVKLVVEEGKPASQVARDLGITPNTLYRWISQYKDDPKHPFVGSVRIPVNSGSPAILLSEAILLVPELV; encoded by the coding sequence ATGGCGAAGCAATATGACAACGACTTTAAGCTCAATACCGTCAAACTGGTTGTAGAGGAGGGGAAGCCAGCCTCCCAGGTGGCTCGTGACCTTGGCATCACACCAAACACGCTCTATCGCTGGATTTCTCAGTATAAAGACGACCCAAAACATCCGTTTGTCGGCAGCGTGCGTATTCCGGTGAATTCGGGCTCTCCCGCAATTTTGTTGAGTGAAGCAATTTTATTGGTGCCAGAGCTAGTCTGA
- a CDS encoding Crp/Fnr family transcriptional regulator: MLDFFSTLPLFSDVPTSALESLCKLSHTAHHRKNKMLIGQQANERTIFFIQSGYVKLVRVDEDGRECIHRIVRDEFFLPGTSLFYHDPLPVSAYCLTDATIIEVPQAEFERWLEPFPKTITRIAGEMNRRLYQMYEWAHQLAVSGTLERVHFFLDQLATTYGYTEADGVHIDLPVTQTEIAQMLGVSRESVNRVWNTLRRSHLLHVQNQSWVLSPDWQKCIC; the protein is encoded by the coding sequence ATGCTCGACTTTTTTTCCACATTGCCGCTGTTTTCTGATGTTCCCACGTCAGCATTGGAATCGTTGTGCAAATTAAGTCACACAGCGCACCACCGAAAAAACAAGATGTTGATTGGACAACAAGCGAATGAGAGAACGATTTTCTTCATCCAATCCGGTTACGTGAAACTTGTCCGTGTGGACGAAGACGGGAGGGAGTGTATCCATCGCATTGTGCGAGATGAATTCTTTCTACCTGGAACCAGCTTGTTTTACCACGATCCGTTGCCCGTCTCTGCGTACTGCCTTACTGATGCGACCATCATAGAAGTTCCACAAGCAGAGTTTGAACGTTGGCTTGAACCATTCCCGAAAACCATCACACGTATCGCAGGAGAAATGAACCGCCGTCTCTACCAGATGTACGAGTGGGCGCATCAATTGGCAGTCTCCGGTACGTTAGAGAGAGTACACTTTTTCCTCGACCAACTTGCGACAACTTATGGGTACACGGAAGCTGATGGAGTTCATATCGACCTTCCTGTGACGCAAACTGAAATTGCGCAGATGCTCGGTGTCTCCAGAGAATCAGTGAATCGGGTCTGGAACACCCTGCGCAGAAGCCATTTACTCCACGTGCAAAATCAGTCTTGGGTGCTGTCCCCTGACTGGCAAAAGTGCATATGCTAA
- a CDS encoding MFS transporter produces the protein MIYLRILRTPSLALVWWSQLLSVVGDQLFSVAVVWLMVSRTGSNAGFVSAAGLVTGLTFGLLGGHFADVFDRRKTMMVVDGLRTAIVGALPVLALIGQLRLWTVFAAVVLVEMLGTLFLPSLQGALNQLCKDELTTNGMNALLESTQRLARIIGPAMTGLLVALLSIQGFFWLDSLTFAISAAILFTLKREFTPAISVPLIPAPTILAPLIPPPSSAKTSGVNPFLTEVPNSFRLLWRNRSLFRAIVSLGLVNIAWSTIFLLGTPLLVERGFHHGISDYGLLSAAYGIGNVLSLLFTVGSRFRQNIVIMYIGQVVMGLGFLVLSTAPTLSVAGIGIIIAAFGSPMGDLLLLNIIQRDFPPKQIGKIYSLRNLVSNFGLAIGLLASVYLYKVLPISSVMLTASVYIIFVGLIHTIERMWPSTRRYITRTLS, from the coding sequence ATGATTTATCTGCGGATATTACGAACACCTTCGCTTGCTCTCGTTTGGTGGAGCCAATTGCTTTCGGTGGTAGGAGACCAGCTGTTTAGCGTGGCTGTCGTCTGGTTGATGGTGAGCAGAACAGGCAGCAATGCCGGTTTCGTGTCTGCAGCCGGCTTGGTTACGGGGTTAACGTTTGGGCTTCTTGGAGGGCACTTCGCAGATGTTTTCGATCGCAGAAAAACGATGATGGTGGTCGATGGATTGCGCACTGCCATTGTCGGGGCTCTGCCTGTTTTAGCGCTCATCGGTCAGCTTCGATTGTGGACTGTGTTTGCGGCAGTCGTACTGGTGGAAATGCTGGGGACGCTATTTTTACCTTCCCTGCAAGGTGCTTTGAATCAACTATGCAAGGACGAACTGACAACCAATGGCATGAATGCACTGCTCGAATCCACTCAGCGATTGGCGCGCATCATTGGACCGGCCATGACTGGACTGCTCGTCGCGCTTCTTTCAATTCAAGGGTTCTTTTGGCTGGATTCACTTACCTTCGCTATCTCGGCTGCCATTTTATTCACTCTCAAACGAGAATTTACTCCAGCCATTTCAGTGCCATTGATACCTGCGCCGACCATCCTAGCGCCATTGATACCACCCCCAAGTAGTGCAAAGACATCAGGGGTCAATCCGTTCTTGACGGAAGTCCCCAACTCCTTTCGTCTTCTTTGGCGAAACCGGTCCCTGTTTCGGGCTATCGTAAGCCTTGGACTCGTAAACATCGCCTGGAGCACGATTTTCCTATTAGGTACACCGCTGCTCGTCGAACGCGGCTTTCACCATGGCATTAGCGATTACGGCCTGTTGTCTGCAGCATACGGCATCGGCAACGTGCTGAGCTTGCTGTTCACTGTAGGCTCGCGTTTTCGCCAAAACATCGTCATCATGTACATCGGACAGGTCGTCATGGGACTCGGATTTCTCGTGCTGTCAACAGCTCCCACACTTTCCGTCGCGGGTATCGGTATTATCATTGCCGCATTCGGGAGCCCAATGGGTGACTTGTTACTGCTCAACATCATACAGAGAGACTTTCCGCCCAAGCAGATTGGGAAAATCTATAGTCTACGGAATCTCGTGAGCAACTTCGGTCTTGCGATTGGACTGCTAGCTTCCGTCTACCTATACAAGGTATTGCCGATATCATCAGTGATGCTGACTGCCTCGGTATACATCATCTTCGTTGGCCTCATCCACACGATTGAACGCATGTGGCCATCGACACGGCGCTACATAACGCGGACACTGTCTTAG
- a CDS encoding transposase: protein MSHLKYVMGIALKRRYFLLSVLLLSLCTVKEAYELTRKFEHLFDTRDINRLKIWLSKADESNVPELRSFAHGLQRDEKAVTAALMENWSNGPVEAAVNSLKKVKRQMFGREKLDLLEKRYLYLAVCRNAEERRIQSTQSSHVPQVPVSSG, encoded by the coding sequence ATGAGCCACCTTAAATATGTGATGGGGATTGCCTTGAAGCGGAGATATTTTCTTCTGTCTGTTTTATTACTATCCTTGTGCACCGTTAAAGAAGCCTATGAACTGACCCGGAAATTTGAGCACCTGTTTGACACTCGGGACATCAACCGTCTTAAAATTTGGCTCTCCAAGGCCGATGAGTCAAACGTTCCTGAGCTTCGTAGCTTCGCGCATGGATTGCAAAGAGACGAGAAAGCAGTAACTGCCGCCCTCATGGAGAATTGGAGTAACGGTCCAGTCGAAGCCGCTGTTAACAGCTTGAAGAAAGTGAAGAGGCAGATGTTCGGCAGAGAAAAACTCGATCTACTCGAGAAGAGATATCTGTATCTAGCGGTGTGCAGAAATGCAGAAGAACGGAGAATCCAAAGTACTCAGAGTAGCCATGTGCCACAAGTACCAGTGTCATCTGGCTAG
- a CDS encoding response regulator transcription factor, with product MRILVVEDNRRLCDSLKMNLVHEGYTVDVAYDGQDGQDQAEMTSYDLIILDILLPHKDGLEVCRELRRRRVHTPVLMLTGRDSVDDRVQGLDCGADDYLVKPFAMRELLARLRALLRRPQPFTNGRSEIGGLVLDPVEHSVERDGVPIHLTPREFALLEYFMAHPNQVMTRDQIEQHIWSFDFDGDSNVIDVYIRRLRRKIDEPFHTPLLHTIEGSDTA from the coding sequence ATGCGCATTCTCGTCGTGGAAGACAATCGCCGCCTTTGTGACTCCCTGAAGATGAACCTTGTGCATGAAGGATATACCGTGGATGTGGCATACGACGGTCAGGATGGTCAAGATCAAGCGGAGATGACGTCTTATGACCTCATCATTTTGGACATCCTTTTGCCCCATAAGGACGGCCTCGAAGTGTGCCGGGAGTTGCGTCGCAGGCGGGTCCACACGCCTGTTCTGATGTTGACGGGTCGGGACAGCGTGGATGACAGGGTTCAGGGACTAGACTGCGGCGCCGATGACTATTTGGTGAAACCATTTGCCATGCGAGAACTGCTAGCTCGGTTAAGAGCTCTGCTTCGCCGCCCGCAACCCTTCACAAATGGTCGCTCCGAGATTGGCGGATTGGTGCTCGATCCGGTCGAACATTCAGTCGAGCGTGATGGTGTCCCAATTCATCTGACGCCCAGGGAGTTTGCTTTGTTGGAGTATTTCATGGCTCATCCAAATCAGGTGATGACCCGCGACCAGATTGAGCAGCACATCTGGAGTTTTGATTTTGACGGCGACTCCAATGTCATCGATGTCTACATTCGACGCCTTCGTCGAAAAATCGACGAGCCTTTTCACACGCCGCTCCTGCACACAATCGAGGGCTCGGATACCGCTTGA
- a CDS encoding HAMP domain-containing histidine kinase, with product MTHMLMMNHTGSTSRRVPFFSTVTFRLSAGYLLKIVLIIAVLVGISYGPVTRLNRNAGDKQLETQLSQDAEQLISVSQLFLLEHQGPLGGKLPLPANEIVLLLDEHGNLVDGRGPLTLQASDLLRHAGKNESLYFNLRLPLRSRSTYGSVWVNYRVLVKPVFRQNTRIGVLMVGLPRRPAVPASFWLMRGLLVLLIAAVGGFFMARNSMNPARMIVETARAIQATDLRRRLNWKRKDEFGELANTFDDMLARLEAAFKQQAQFTADASHELRTPLTVISLEINRALTQHTQPLEYRQTLDIIQTENEHMTSIVNGLLLLARADSGPQMEYRESVDLSDVALTSVERLLPLAKEKNVQISTGKLPELMVAGDPQQLGRMVTNILDNAIKYTSDVGERVHIELTSENGLWAVLRITDDGPGIGEEHLDYLFDRFYRVDKARTQYDDVGVRMTPGGSGLGLAIVKWIVQSHGGRISVASKAGDGCRFEVRIPLFGKRMMQAAVPD from the coding sequence GTGACTCACATGCTCATGATGAATCACACGGGGTCCACCTCTCGAAGGGTTCCGTTCTTCTCAACGGTCACATTTCGTCTGAGTGCCGGATACCTGCTGAAAATCGTACTTATTATCGCCGTGTTGGTTGGGATATCGTACGGCCCCGTCACCAGGCTGAATCGTAACGCTGGGGATAAACAACTCGAAACGCAATTATCGCAGGACGCAGAGCAGCTTATCAGTGTCTCTCAGTTGTTCCTGTTGGAACACCAAGGTCCGTTAGGTGGGAAATTGCCCCTGCCGGCAAACGAGATCGTGCTTCTTCTTGATGAGCACGGGAATCTCGTCGATGGTCGTGGCCCATTGACATTGCAGGCGTCTGATTTGCTCCGCCACGCTGGAAAAAATGAATCGCTGTATTTTAACTTGCGCCTGCCGCTTCGCAGTCGTTCCACGTACGGCTCAGTGTGGGTGAATTACCGAGTATTGGTGAAACCGGTCTTTAGGCAAAACACGCGTATCGGCGTGCTCATGGTTGGCCTGCCCCGCCGGCCCGCTGTTCCAGCCAGCTTTTGGCTCATGCGCGGCCTACTTGTGCTGCTTATCGCGGCGGTTGGAGGCTTTTTCATGGCGCGCAACTCGATGAATCCGGCCCGGATGATTGTGGAAACAGCGCGGGCGATTCAAGCAACGGATCTGCGTCGGCGCTTGAATTGGAAACGCAAGGATGAATTTGGCGAATTAGCGAACACGTTCGACGACATGCTGGCACGATTGGAAGCTGCGTTCAAGCAACAAGCGCAATTCACCGCTGATGCAAGCCACGAATTGCGAACGCCGCTGACCGTGATAAGCCTTGAAATTAATCGTGCGTTGACCCAACACACTCAGCCGCTAGAGTATCGACAAACCCTCGACATCATCCAGACTGAAAATGAACATATGACAAGCATCGTCAATGGTCTGCTGCTTCTGGCACGTGCGGACAGTGGACCGCAGATGGAATACCGGGAATCGGTGGATTTGAGTGATGTGGCGCTCACCAGTGTTGAACGACTCCTTCCACTTGCCAAAGAAAAGAATGTCCAGATTTCCACCGGGAAACTGCCAGAACTCATGGTGGCTGGGGACCCGCAGCAGTTAGGTCGCATGGTGACAAACATTCTCGACAATGCAATCAAGTACACCAGTGACGTCGGCGAGCGTGTTCATATAGAACTGACCTCGGAGAATGGACTTTGGGCGGTGTTGCGAATAACCGATGATGGACCCGGAATTGGTGAGGAACACCTGGATTACCTGTTTGATAGGTTTTATCGAGTCGATAAGGCGCGTACCCAGTATGACGACGTCGGCGTTCGGATGACGCCTGGTGGAAGCGGGCTCGGTCTTGCCATTGTCAAGTGGATTGTCCAGTCCCACGGGGGGCGCATTTCAGTGGCCAGTAAAGCGGGAGATGGCTGTCGCTTCGAAGTCCGCATTCCCCTTTTTGGAAAACGCATGATGCAGGCCGCCGTGCCGGATTGA
- a CDS encoding LysR family transcriptional regulator translates to MDTNQLRAFDQIVRDGSFSKAARSLDIAQPTVSMRIQALEREIGGTLFARTGSSLELTQFGRVFLHHARQALDSLTRGVDAASGAAAGERGHLTIATLPTLASGFFYELLARFRGAYPQVSIEVHTGYNQEIFDMLYDGMVKVGFMTWPYYNADLRVLKRFKEPLRFVAHHTHPVVLEENLNAERLMQRARPFLRVDWSHEAKWRQRDLCASQNDADLEVPPWTAYHFLKDGVGVALLTEPMVKEDLASGNLVELHVRDVDPFYREIALVCLNRVDRNEPVLRNFIEQVLEDL, encoded by the coding sequence GTGGATACAAATCAGTTGCGCGCGTTCGACCAGATTGTGCGGGACGGTAGTTTCAGTAAGGCTGCCCGTTCGCTCGACATCGCACAACCTACCGTCAGTATGAGAATTCAGGCGCTTGAGCGTGAAATCGGAGGGACATTGTTCGCGCGAACTGGTTCCAGCTTGGAGTTGACCCAGTTTGGACGCGTATTTCTCCATCATGCCCGCCAGGCTCTTGACAGTCTTACACGGGGTGTCGATGCCGCAAGTGGGGCAGCGGCAGGTGAGCGCGGACACTTAACGATTGCAACTTTACCCACGCTTGCCAGCGGGTTCTTCTATGAACTGCTTGCTCGGTTTCGGGGTGCGTATCCGCAGGTGAGTATTGAGGTTCACACCGGATACAATCAGGAAATATTCGATATGCTGTACGACGGGATGGTCAAGGTAGGATTCATGACCTGGCCCTACTATAACGCAGATTTGCGTGTGCTAAAACGGTTCAAGGAACCACTTCGGTTTGTCGCGCATCATACACATCCGGTTGTACTGGAGGAGAATTTGAACGCGGAAAGATTGATGCAGAGAGCACGGCCATTTCTCAGGGTGGACTGGAGCCATGAAGCCAAATGGAGACAACGTGATCTGTGTGCAAGCCAGAACGATGCAGACCTAGAGGTTCCGCCTTGGACTGCCTACCACTTCCTCAAAGACGGCGTCGGTGTGGCACTCCTGACGGAGCCGATGGTGAAGGAAGACCTTGCGAGTGGCAATCTCGTGGAACTTCACGTCCGAGATGTGGATCCGTTTTATCGCGAAATCGCCTTGGTATGCCTAAATCGAGTTGACCGCAATGAGCCAGTTTTGCGGAATTTCATCGAGCAGGTGTTAGAAGACCTGTAA
- a CDS encoding cbb3-type cytochrome c oxidase subunit I, translated as MDQLTKTLKRIFIVVLVLCGSIFVWGAVKTYQGAPPIPSAFVSTSGDTVMTQTDIIGGKAGFQEADLMDYGSVYGNGSYYGEDWTALLLHQTAQKMMSGYAVAKYGKPLAQLDKGQQDTVQAQVQTLLQHPEWKGNEVIVSDIEASAMNSVLRETSTSLLKTNPATGYTDPTALNLAKAKQVSDFLMYTSWTSVAHRPGLTYSYTNNWPYDPLVGNQPTAQTFIWTWASIGFLLAGIGATIYFYFAHISAPVDDIGEVEIAGFPRLTASQRKTGKYFITVAILFLIQIGAGGLMAHYYSDRASFFGLNILNILPFNVLKAIHIQTSIFWIAISWMGAGIFLAPFISGGKEPKHQGFLVDILFVAIWIVGLGTLFGLYAGIKGWLPGNSWLWFGNQGLSYLQLGRFDQLALFAGLFLWVIIIGRALWPALRKQKGFGSLEHLLLYAGISIAAMYVFGMFPVTWIMNSFTLTDFWRWWVVHLWVEGTFEFFAVIAGAYLLVILGFVSRKTAERSTWFELILVFMGGIVGTGHHMYWVGEPWIWLSIGSMFSFIEVMPLLLMIVEAIENRRRMKAHKGFAHRVALTYIMGAGVWNFFGAGVLGGLINTPLMNYYEHGTFLTLAHAHTAMFGAFGLLGFGLVYFALRYFVGDETWSEKPAMWAFWLYNAGMLLWCLLNFWPIGFWQLSAVYTHSYVYARSITFYNKTVVFQWLRGPGDLVFTAGALVMSIDILMKARKGWGRVKRDGLNG; from the coding sequence ATGGATCAACTAACTAAGACCTTGAAAAGAATCTTCATAGTCGTCTTAGTCCTGTGTGGTTCCATCTTTGTGTGGGGAGCCGTCAAGACCTATCAAGGAGCACCGCCGATTCCCAGTGCGTTTGTCTCTACGTCCGGTGACACCGTCATGACGCAAACTGACATCATTGGCGGCAAAGCTGGGTTTCAAGAAGCAGACCTGATGGACTACGGGAGTGTCTATGGGAATGGCTCATACTATGGCGAGGACTGGACGGCACTGTTGCTGCACCAGACTGCCCAGAAAATGATGAGTGGTTACGCGGTTGCGAAGTACGGGAAACCGCTGGCTCAACTTGATAAAGGGCAACAGGACACAGTTCAGGCACAAGTTCAGACGCTGCTGCAGCATCCGGAGTGGAAGGGCAACGAAGTCATCGTTTCTGATATTGAGGCGAGCGCAATGAACAGTGTGCTCCGGGAAACGAGTACATCACTTCTCAAAACAAATCCGGCAACCGGGTACACGGACCCAACTGCATTGAACCTGGCAAAGGCAAAACAGGTTTCAGATTTTCTGATGTACACGTCATGGACCAGCGTCGCACATCGCCCTGGTCTGACCTATTCATATACCAACAACTGGCCGTATGATCCGCTGGTCGGAAATCAGCCGACTGCACAGACGTTCATTTGGACCTGGGCTTCGATTGGATTCCTACTGGCCGGCATTGGTGCAACCATCTACTTTTACTTTGCCCACATCTCGGCTCCTGTTGACGATATCGGGGAGGTGGAGATTGCTGGATTTCCAAGGCTGACGGCCAGTCAGCGCAAGACAGGAAAGTACTTTATTACCGTTGCGATTTTGTTTCTCATTCAGATTGGCGCTGGCGGCCTCATGGCTCATTACTATTCCGACCGGGCCAGTTTTTTCGGACTCAATATCTTGAACATATTGCCGTTTAACGTACTAAAAGCGATACACATTCAAACATCGATATTTTGGATAGCCATCTCGTGGATGGGTGCTGGGATTTTCCTGGCTCCGTTTATCAGCGGGGGCAAGGAGCCGAAGCATCAAGGTTTCTTGGTCGACATTCTTTTTGTTGCCATCTGGATTGTTGGTCTCGGTACACTTTTTGGCCTCTATGCCGGTATCAAGGGATGGCTGCCGGGAAACAGTTGGTTGTGGTTTGGCAACCAAGGACTGTCTTACTTGCAGCTTGGTCGATTTGATCAATTGGCGCTGTTTGCTGGTCTGTTCTTGTGGGTCATCATTATCGGCAGAGCACTGTGGCCTGCGTTACGAAAGCAAAAGGGGTTTGGCAGCCTGGAACACTTACTCCTCTATGCGGGGATTTCTATTGCGGCGATGTACGTGTTTGGGATGTTCCCAGTCACGTGGATTATGAATTCCTTTACCCTGACAGACTTTTGGCGTTGGTGGGTCGTTCACCTTTGGGTCGAGGGTACGTTCGAGTTCTTTGCGGTGATTGCAGGTGCATACCTCCTCGTCATCCTTGGCTTCGTATCTCGTAAAACTGCTGAGAGATCCACTTGGTTTGAGTTGATTCTCGTCTTTATGGGCGGCATTGTCGGTACTGGCCATCATATGTACTGGGTCGGTGAACCCTGGATTTGGCTCTCCATTGGCAGCATGTTCTCCTTTATTGAAGTGATGCCGTTGCTCTTGATGATTGTCGAAGCGATTGAAAATAGACGGAGAATGAAAGCGCACAAAGGCTTCGCACACCGTGTTGCGTTGACGTACATCATGGGGGCCGGTGTGTGGAACTTCTTCGGCGCCGGCGTCTTAGGCGGACTCATCAATACGCCACTGATGAACTACTATGAACATGGTACGTTCCTGACCTTGGCGCACGCGCACACGGCCATGTTTGGCGCATTTGGACTGCTAGGATTTGGTCTCGTGTACTTTGCCCTGCGCTACTTTGTGGGCGATGAAACGTGGTCTGAAAAGCCTGCCATGTGGGCATTTTGGCTCTACAACGCAGGGATGCTGCTATGGTGTCTGCTGAATTTCTGGCCAATTGGCTTCTGGCAGTTGTCTGCTGTGTACACGCACAGCTACGTGTATGCGAGAAGTATTACTTTTTACAACAAGACGGTGGTATTTCAATGGCTCCGAGGACCTGGCGATCTTGTGTTTACAGCTGGTGCACTCGTCATGTCTATCGATATCTTAATGAAGGCACGAAAAGGGTGGGGTAGGGTCAAGCGTGATGGCTTGAATGGCTAA
- a CDS encoding GNAT family N-acetyltransferase, whose translation MCGLHRSIFKTQNADSIEEELCARPRFLILVATDNEQVVGYKIGYQDRKSRFYSWLGGVHPEHRGQGIASELMLRQHEWCKKQGYVVIRTQTKNQWRNMLILNLRHGFDVVGTYTDEHGGPKIILEKRL comes from the coding sequence ATGTGCGGATTGCATCGCAGCATCTTCAAGACTCAAAATGCTGATTCCATAGAGGAAGAACTGTGTGCAAGACCCAGGTTTCTCATCCTTGTTGCTACAGACAATGAGCAAGTTGTCGGGTATAAAATTGGCTATCAAGACCGCAAAAGCCGGTTTTACAGTTGGCTGGGAGGCGTACATCCAGAACATCGGGGTCAAGGGATAGCGTCAGAACTGATGCTGAGGCAACACGAATGGTGTAAGAAACAAGGATATGTCGTAATACGAACCCAAACCAAAAACCAGTGGAGAAACATGCTGATTTTGAACTTGCGACATGGTTTTGATGTTGTTGGGACTTATACTGACGAACACGGTGGACCAAAAATCATCCTGGAAAAACGTCTTTGA
- a CDS encoding aspartate/glutamate racemase family protein: MKCIGIIGGISWESTTHYYAALNEGIKNRLGGLHSARILLWSVDFAEIENLQRTGEWERAGEIFADIAKRLEGAGAECIVIAANTMHKVADYVTQAVSVPLLHIGDATARAVLNATKTNVLLLGTRYTMEQPFLRERLASQGLHIVVPDDDDILLVNRIIYEELCLGVVTNESRKRLLDVISRNKPHGIEGVILGCTELAMILQPNHVDLPLFDTTSIHVDFALDFSLNS; this comes from the coding sequence TTGAAATGTATCGGAATTATTGGTGGAATCAGTTGGGAATCAACAACGCATTACTACGCTGCGTTGAATGAGGGGATAAAGAATCGTTTAGGCGGGCTGCATTCCGCTCGAATTCTGCTGTGGAGTGTCGATTTCGCGGAAATCGAGAACTTGCAGAGAACAGGAGAATGGGAACGAGCCGGAGAAATTTTCGCGGATATTGCAAAGCGCTTAGAAGGTGCTGGAGCCGAATGCATTGTCATTGCAGCAAACACCATGCATAAAGTGGCTGATTATGTAACCCAAGCTGTTTCTGTTCCGCTGCTTCACATCGGTGACGCAACAGCACGAGCGGTTCTTAACGCAACGAAAACCAATGTACTCCTCCTTGGGACCCGGTACACGATGGAGCAACCGTTTCTGAGGGAACGGTTGGCCAGTCAAGGATTACATATTGTCGTGCCCGACGATGACGACATCTTGCTTGTGAATCGGATCATATACGAAGAACTGTGTCTTGGAGTGGTTACGAATGAGTCGCGGAAACGTCTGTTAGATGTCATTTCACGAAACAAACCACATGGAATAGAAGGCGTAATCCTAGGATGCACCGAACTTGCCATGATACTTCAACCAAATCACGTGGATTTGCCGCTGTTTGACACGACCTCCATCCACGTTGATTTTGCATTAGATTTTAGCTTGAATTCCTAA